The following are encoded in a window of Candidatus Obscuribacterales bacterium genomic DNA:
- a CDS encoding carbon-nitrogen hydrolase family protein codes for MKSYLAAAVQMNSLPDVEKNLVQAEDLIDLAVRQGAQLIGLPENFSFMGDEADKLAQSEAIATQSEKFLRTMAQRYQVTLLGGGFPVPTEGGKVYNTALLMGPEGQELARYQKVHLFDVNLPDGNTYHESSTVTAGTHLPDVYASPDLGNLGLSVCYDVRFPELYRHLSKLGAEVLFIPAAFTAYTGKDHWQILLQARAIENTCYVIAPAQTGKHYAMRQTHGHASIIDPWGMVLANAGNKPGVAIAAIEPSRLGQVRRQMPSLEHRVFA; via the coding sequence AAACCTGGTTCAGGCGGAAGACCTGATCGATCTGGCGGTACGTCAGGGGGCACAATTGATTGGGCTTCCTGAAAACTTTTCATTTATGGGCGATGAGGCCGATAAGCTGGCCCAATCTGAGGCGATCGCCACCCAAAGTGAAAAGTTTCTGCGAACCATGGCCCAGCGCTATCAGGTGACGCTGCTAGGGGGTGGGTTTCCAGTGCCAACAGAAGGCGGAAAGGTCTACAATACGGCGCTGCTGATGGGCCCCGAAGGCCAGGAGCTGGCTCGCTACCAAAAGGTACATCTCTTTGATGTCAATCTGCCGGATGGCAATACCTACCATGAGTCGAGCACGGTGACGGCAGGCACCCACCTACCGGATGTTTACGCATCGCCAGACCTCGGTAACCTAGGGCTATCGGTGTGCTACGACGTGCGCTTTCCGGAGCTCTATCGCCATCTCTCGAAGCTGGGTGCAGAGGTCTTGTTCATTCCAGCAGCCTTCACCGCCTACACTGGCAAAGATCATTGGCAGATCTTGCTGCAGGCCCGGGCGATTGAAAATACTTGCTATGTGATTGCGCCTGCCCAAACCGGCAAGCACTACGCCATGCGCCAAACCCATGGCCACGCTAGCATCATTGATCCCTGGGGAATGGTCTTAGCCAATGCGGGTAATAAACCCGGTGTAGCGATCGCTGCCATTGAACCCAGTCGTCTTGGCCAGGTACGGCGGCAAATGCCTTCTCTAGAACACCGAGTGTTTGCCTAG
- a CDS encoding cation:proton antiporter, with amino-acid sequence MVDLMTWLPLPLAAFLNPSMLAPPLLATSEAAEAGGFILAGVLVSLISVYLAAKIGGEICARINLPPVLGELVGGVVVGVSALNLLVSPETAGSADHSLIIRFLETTAGLSPELAPTVFEAESEVISVLSELGVIILLFEIGLESDLKELIRVGPQAAIVAVIGVAVPFAAGTAGLIAFFGVATVPAIFAGAALTATSIGITAKVLAELQQLKTKEGQIIIGAAVLDDVLGIIVLAVVASLAKTGEIQISNVIYLIVGAASFLIGSILLGRLLSPVFVSLVNQLQTRGQLILTSLVFAFTLSYIASAIQLEAILGAFAAGLILAETEKRHELEEQVLPIADMLVPVFFVTVGASTDLSVLNPTVPSNREGLIIAAFLIVVAIIGKVVTGFTVFGQPGINRLAIGVGMIPRGEVGLVFAGVGSASGVLSESLEAAIIMMVILTTFVAPPLLRVVFQKDSDSSQGLQPSATALSGADGATLNAQPEQTALEDSENKS; translated from the coding sequence ATGGTTGACCTTATGACTTGGCTACCCTTGCCCCTCGCGGCATTTTTGAATCCCAGTATGCTTGCCCCTCCCCTGTTGGCCACTAGCGAAGCGGCTGAGGCGGGAGGCTTCATTTTGGCGGGTGTACTGGTCAGCCTCATCTCAGTGTATTTAGCTGCCAAGATCGGCGGCGAAATCTGTGCTCGCATCAACCTCCCGCCCGTCTTGGGCGAGTTAGTCGGAGGGGTTGTTGTTGGGGTTTCTGCTTTGAATCTCTTGGTTTCACCAGAAACAGCTGGGAGTGCCGATCACTCGCTGATTATCCGCTTCTTGGAAACCACGGCTGGACTCTCGCCAGAGCTAGCACCAACGGTATTTGAAGCAGAAAGCGAAGTGATCTCCGTCCTATCAGAACTGGGCGTGATCATTTTGCTGTTTGAAATTGGTCTTGAATCCGACTTAAAAGAACTTATCCGCGTGGGCCCCCAAGCAGCGATCGTTGCTGTTATTGGAGTAGCTGTACCGTTTGCTGCCGGTACCGCAGGCTTGATTGCTTTCTTCGGGGTCGCAACCGTGCCGGCTATTTTTGCTGGAGCCGCTCTAACGGCGACCAGTATTGGCATTACGGCCAAGGTCTTGGCCGAACTTCAGCAGTTGAAAACCAAAGAAGGTCAAATCATCATTGGGGCAGCCGTGCTCGATGACGTCTTAGGCATCATTGTGCTAGCCGTGGTCGCCAGCCTGGCTAAAACTGGAGAAATCCAGATCTCGAACGTGATTTACTTGATTGTGGGAGCAGCATCATTTTTGATTGGCTCCATTCTGCTGGGGCGTTTGCTCAGCCCTGTATTTGTCTCATTGGTCAACCAACTTCAGACCCGAGGGCAACTCATTCTCACCTCCCTCGTGTTTGCCTTTACCCTGTCCTACATTGCCTCGGCGATTCAACTGGAGGCTATCCTCGGTGCCTTTGCGGCCGGCTTGATTTTGGCAGAAACCGAGAAACGCCACGAGTTAGAAGAACAGGTTCTACCCATTGCAGACATGCTCGTTCCGGTCTTCTTTGTGACGGTGGGAGCTAGTACGGACCTCAGCGTTTTGAATCCTACGGTGCCCAGCAATCGCGAAGGGTTGATTATTGCTGCTTTCCTGATTGTGGTGGCGATTATCGGAAAGGTAGTCACAGGATTTACCGTCTTTGGGCAGCCGGGTATCAATCGTTTAGCGATTGGGGTCGGCATGATACCACGGGGCGAAGTGGGTCTGGTGTTTGCTGGTGTGGGCTCTGCCAGTGGCGTTCTATCAGAATCCCTGGAGGCTGCCATCATTATGATGGTCATCTTAACGACCTTTGTGGCTCCGCCGCTGTTGCGAGTTGTATTTCAGAAAGACTCAGACTCATCCCAGGGGCTGCAGCCCTCGGCCACGGCTCTGAGTGGAGCCGATGGAGCTACGCTGAATGCCCAACCTGAGCAGACAGCTTTGGAGGATTCTGAGAACAAATCTTAG
- a CDS encoding N-acetylmuramoyl-L-alanine amidase yields the protein MNVHWLLSGMIGAMGAILIALPADAGQIQSWSYDSRANRLVFSTSSGVQPRAQLIFNPTRLVIDLPGTTLGSAASSRMIGTEVAEVRLGQFNSQTARIVIELSPGYVIDPQQVVVQGETPTQWIVQLPTPERGATPTAIAPSPSSPPASTATSLPAGAATRLENVRVTPDGFFIRTTGDTAAVEVEPSEQEITVDLTNTVLSSQVMASLPVNRYGVSQLSFSQLDTSPPTARVTMSLSQEDMEWQASPSSGGVVLLPVNGALARELDQLPSDLSEVQAQASPSSGSLSTIQAIALQDGETQLLIRADGPIQPTSQWDAASGSYQITVAGAQLAERLSGPQLTATSPLVRVRVRQATADTVVIQVEPAAGTQLGDLNQLSSQLAALSINRSDQAISVPPPNTSGSTGTAFGVQNPEGRVVVVIDPGHGGRDPGAVGRGGIQEKDIVLSISSQVASLLEQQGIMVVMTRQDDREVDLQPRVSMAEQANADLFVSIHANAISLSRPEVNGAETYYYSDSGLRLARVIHDSMLGTGVNDRGIRQARFYVLVNTSMPAVLLETGFVTGEEDARLLADPAFRTRMAEAIANGIAQYVRQNF from the coding sequence GTGAACGTTCATTGGCTACTCTCTGGCATGATCGGAGCGATGGGAGCGATCTTGATTGCCCTGCCGGCCGATGCTGGGCAAATTCAATCTTGGTCCTACGATAGCCGTGCCAATCGCCTTGTTTTTTCCACCTCGTCTGGCGTCCAACCCCGTGCTCAACTCATTTTCAACCCCACCCGGTTAGTGATTGACCTGCCCGGTACCACGTTGGGATCGGCGGCCAGTAGCCGGATGATTGGCACCGAGGTAGCGGAGGTGCGGCTCGGACAGTTTAATAGCCAAACGGCCCGGATTGTCATTGAGCTGAGCCCTGGCTATGTGATCGATCCCCAGCAGGTGGTTGTTCAGGGAGAAACGCCAACCCAGTGGATCGTGCAGTTACCAACGCCGGAACGCGGAGCAACGCCGACAGCGATCGCTCCCTCACCCAGTTCACCCCCCGCATCTACTGCAACGAGTCTGCCTGCTGGGGCAGCCACTCGCCTAGAGAATGTGCGCGTCACGCCCGATGGTTTTTTCATTCGCACCACTGGCGATACGGCTGCTGTGGAGGTTGAGCCGTCGGAGCAGGAGATCACGGTAGATCTCACGAACACCGTTTTATCCTCCCAGGTCATGGCCAGCTTGCCCGTGAACCGCTACGGCGTCAGCCAGCTTTCCTTTAGCCAGCTTGATACCTCACCGCCCACGGCTCGGGTGACGATGAGTTTGAGCCAGGAGGACATGGAGTGGCAAGCGAGCCCCAGCAGTGGTGGCGTGGTGCTGTTGCCTGTGAATGGAGCCCTGGCTCGGGAGTTGGATCAGCTCCCCTCTGACCTCAGTGAGGTGCAGGCGCAGGCATCTCCGAGCTCAGGCTCTTTGTCTACGATTCAGGCGATCGCCCTCCAGGATGGTGAAACCCAACTGCTGATTCGCGCTGATGGCCCCATCCAACCGACCAGCCAATGGGATGCTGCTAGCGGCAGCTATCAAATTACCGTTGCCGGGGCGCAGTTGGCAGAGCGGCTTTCTGGCCCCCAACTGACCGCCACAAGCCCCTTAGTGCGGGTACGGGTGCGGCAAGCCACGGCAGATACGGTGGTCATCCAAGTGGAACCGGCAGCAGGCACCCAGCTAGGTGATCTGAATCAACTCAGCTCCCAGCTAGCAGCCCTGTCCATCAACCGTTCCGATCAAGCCATTTCGGTGCCGCCCCCCAACACGTCGGGCAGTACAGGGACAGCCTTTGGGGTGCAGAATCCAGAGGGACGCGTGGTGGTGGTTATCGATCCGGGGCATGGCGGCCGGGATCCGGGTGCGGTGGGTCGCGGCGGCATCCAGGAAAAAGACATCGTGCTGTCGATTTCCAGCCAAGTTGCTAGTCTGCTAGAACAACAGGGCATTATGGTGGTGATGACGCGCCAAGATGATCGTGAGGTGGATTTGCAGCCCCGAGTCTCCATGGCAGAGCAGGCCAATGCTGATTTGTTTGTGAGCATCCATGCCAACGCCATCAGCCTCAGCCGCCCTGAGGTGAATGGTGCGGAGACCTACTACTATTCCGATTCAGGGTTGCGGCTGGCTCGGGTGATTCACGACAGTATGCTGGGAACAGGCGTGAACGATCGCGGCATTCGCCAAGCGCGCTTCTATGTTCTTGTGAATACATCAATGCCTGCCGTTCTCTTAGAAACTGGGTTCGTGACGGGTGAAGAGGATGCACGGTTGTTGGCCGACCCAGCTTTTCGCACCCGCATGGCTGAAGCGATCGCCAATGGCATCGCCCAGTATGTCCGCCAAAATTTCTAA